One window from the genome of Anaerococcus sp. Marseille-Q7828 encodes:
- a CDS encoding DUF3847 domain-containing protein — translation MKKLEQIRQESKEIKDKIDNTEERLRQLKNQEKKILKQDIVKRRKERTHRLITRGAILESLIENSEELTDEEIKILLEEATKTKEFKETLRIMRAN, via the coding sequence ATGAAAAAATTAGAACAAATAAGACAAGAGTCAAAAGAAATAAAAGATAAAATTGATAATACAGAAGAAAGATTAAGGCAACTAAAAAATCAAGAAAAGAAGATATTAAAACAAGACATAGTAAAAAGAAGAAAAGAAAGAACACATAGGCTAATAACAAGAGGAGCAATCTTAGAAAGCCTTATAGAAAATTCAGAAGAACTAACAGATGAAGAAATAAAAATCCTACTAGAAGAAGCAACAAAGACAAAAGAATTTAAAGAAACACTAAGAATAATGAGAGCAAATTAA
- a CDS encoding helix-turn-helix transcriptional regulator, whose product MAISYKPLWHLLVEREMNKEDLKRAANITSNIVSRMSKNSYVNLESLEKICLALDCRIEDVIEIHINEVE is encoded by the coding sequence ATGGCAATTTCTTATAAACCATTATGGCACTTATTGGTAGAAAGAGAAATGAACAAAGAAGACTTAAAAAGAGCTGCAAACATAACAAGCAACATAGTTTCAAGAATGAGCAAAAATTCTTATGTGAACTTAGAGTCACTAGAAAAGATTTGCCTGGCATTGGATTGCAGAATTGAAGATGTTATAGAGATTCATATAAATGAGGTGGAATAA
- the dcm gene encoding DNA (cytosine-5-)-methyltransferase has protein sequence MNKVKILELFGGIGAIRKAFINLKIPYEVVDYVEIDKACVKSYNALYGEDYKPKSVVGYKAPNENIDLIMHGSPCQDFSRIGKKQGGVKNSGTRSSLLFETIRIIKEMKEKPKWIIWENVKGVLDRNMRDSFFIYLKELESLGYESKYEILNAMDFGIPQKRERIFVVSCLGANNFSFNKLERKETRPLSEFLEKDVSELYTMTQPYMLKFLNKGIDNSFRGRLKVIKDFSYTISTKQMRVPNSGIIDIGNGKYRYLTERECLRLMGFDDSDIDKLDKVHPRRKNCTSSKLYKQAGNSIVVDVLMAIIKEIHRMEVGNASK, from the coding sequence ATGAATAAGGTAAAAATATTAGAGCTTTTCGGTGGCATAGGTGCTATTAGAAAGGCTTTTATTAATTTAAAGATACCTTATGAAGTAGTTGATTATGTAGAAATAGATAAGGCTTGTGTTAAATCATACAACGCACTTTATGGAGAAGACTATAAGCCAAAATCAGTAGTAGGATATAAAGCACCTAATGAGAATATAGACCTAATTATGCATGGAAGTCCTTGCCAAGACTTTTCAAGAATAGGAAAAAAGCAGGGAGGAGTAAAGAATTCAGGAACTAGATCAAGCTTACTATTTGAAACAATTAGAATAATTAAAGAAATGAAAGAAAAACCTAAATGGATAATTTGGGAAAATGTAAAGGGAGTCCTTGATAGAAATATGAGGGACTCCTTTTTTATTTATCTAAAAGAGTTAGAGAGCCTAGGATATGAAAGCAAGTATGAAATCTTAAATGCAATGGACTTTGGCATACCTCAAAAAAGAGAAAGGATATTTGTTGTTTCATGTCTTGGAGCAAATAACTTTTCTTTTAATAAATTGGAGAGAAAAGAAACAAGACCACTAAGTGAATTTTTGGAAAAGGATGTAAGTGAACTTTACACCATGACCCAACCTTATATGCTGAAATTTTTAAATAAAGGTATAGATAACAGTTTTAGAGGGCGACTAAAAGTGATTAAAGATTTTTCTTATACTATTTCTACAAAACAAATGAGAGTACCCAATTCTGGAATAATAGATATTGGAAATGGTAAATATAGGTATTTAACAGAAAGAGAATGTTTAAGACTCATGGGTTTTGATGACAGTGATATAGATAAACTAGACAAAGTACATCCAAGAAGAAAAAATTGTACTTCAAGCAAGCTATATAAGCAGGCCGGCAATTCTATTGTGGTTGATGTTTTAATGGCTATTATAAAAGAAATTCATAGAATGGAGGTAGGAAATGCAAGTAAATGA
- a CDS encoding DEAD/DEAH box helicase family protein, whose protein sequence is MQVNDFKNIQEAIKYEVLQDEKEYLKLLKVIGNNQKYDFSSQLSIYNKEPEARACATFDMWKKYFGRVVMRGQKGIPILVGSDVNQRISYIFDISQTTSMDRNINEVSLWQFDHENHNEALKEIIRDFSFEASDSLNENIFSLSRIYGDEYINLALADLRIDIEDRLSFEKFMRDSISYAVANRFNTVYPMDMENLKNNFSRINTISLEQIGTVISRVSEDIIDRTIEKSKEMDRARLLTERADADYNKDIENINEDRGGQDDLYRRDDRSRSRDGRVFTDGSDRGNSNEDRRENLGHDGEGSGIYGEISESDLRSSKTVLPSRERGHGELEETSGNVRGENTFESSEGNSRSGSGLYQERESQDDESTRIDREDDERESRGIPRTDEQLDSNSEENSNQGIRGSLENEISQEKEADEASFFDDKNTENGKDYWIVEFNENHELVPDYSGQIVTKDLINVLRQKDIDVKDHNQTLGENEFGEMTDDYIGYFKFYFDHYVDGEVVEHYRIDLGDGEEVNEREFSYLVEQVALSEEKSLQEEVKEKIEPKFKIGDQVRYKDKDFTITDFDELSGGLKTVTIRDNMEYMGGMNRGSEVIPYRNDSYLEEIFENLSQTSEKLAVKVGKEFILEDENTFDGINLIETGTKVEVNGEEFPLYKGKTFEESRKIDELLDSGNYEIYKLSEYEKQIERQVEQESFIDNHNPEIDQMMDRYNVPRQAAENLFRGKEDLNNLGYEPNKERLSFARNYDLKNHIYSEYLTPSEKLDKNIKAIKMLKRLENENRSPREYEQAYLADYLGWGGLADVFDEEKGGQWLEARNILKENLTNDEYMNAKESTLTSFYTPREVMDGIYKTLTDMGFKTGNILEPSAGVGNFIGNIPNEMKASKIYGVEKDSLSGRIARELYPEANIQIRGFEETNFSNNFFDLVIGNVPFGDFKVNDREYNRNNFLIHDYFFAKSIDKVRNGGIIVFITSSGTMDKKDESVRKYINARCEFLGAMRLPNTTFKGLAGTEVTSDIIFLKKRDSVIERDDDWIHLATDKNGLTYNKYFVDNPQMVLGDMKEVSGRFGNTITCDEREDENLKDLMDLASKEISSNSKYEEVELLEDEELSLPATDDVKNFSYTIIDEEVYLRENSVLIKQNISDKNKEKIKDYLDVMSALKDVIEKQKDDFSDEEIKESQAKLNEVYDNFSKKHGFINSLSNTRALKEDSNFPLVSSIEILDDEDNFKAKSDIFSKRTITKAKVVDHVDTSLEALVLSVSQKGYVDFEYMESITNKDRDTLIGELEGEIFLDIKDTDLINNRMPFENFDNDDPFHFSYVSADEYLSGNIREKIGYLNSYIGEIENVIDLAPSEKKDTLLNELGKLKYQREKLQEVMPEELTASDINVRLGATWIPQKDIEDFTFNLLKTPGYDRWNINVRFSPHTSEWNIEGKSVDSTNDLANMTYGTSRVNAYKLIENALNLKDTKVFDQVINDDGSKTSVLNKKETMLASQKQELIKEEFKNWIFEDPDRRYRLEKIYNEKFNSIRNREFDGSNLTFDGMNTEIRLREHQKNAIARTLYGGNTLLAHVVGAGKTFEMVASAMESKKLGLASKSLFVVPNHLTTQIGREFMQLYPSANIMVADKKDFQPKNRKRFIGRIATGEYDAVIIGHSQFEKIPMSKEYQVRHIQDQIDDIVSFIDENKRNRGENFTVKQLEKTKKKLLVRLEKLNDDFKKDDVITFEELGVDKLFIDEAHNYKNLFLHTKMRNVAGIGQSEAFKSSDMYMKCRYMDEMTGGKGVVFATGTPISNSMTELYTMQRYLQYDDLKARGLEHFDAWASTFGETENTFELSPEGTGYRQKTRFSKFYNLPELMSMFKEVADIKTSDMLNLPVPEANFEVIKTKPTEEQKEILEAISERADAVRNNQVEPTEDNMLKITNDGKKLALDQRLINPLLPDDPNSKVNVCVKNIFSIWDKTKEKSSTQLVFSDMSTPKGDGEFNIYDDIRNKLVNMGIPKDEIAFIHEADTDKQKDELFSKVRKGEVRVLLGSTQKMGAGTNVQNKLIALHDLDVPWRPSDLEQFQVGQVKKTRTISINTNVSTSIK, encoded by the coding sequence ATGCAAGTAAATGATTTTAAGAATATACAAGAAGCAATAAAGTATGAAGTTTTGCAAGATGAAAAAGAGTATTTAAAACTCTTAAAAGTTATAGGTAACAATCAAAAATATGATTTTTCTAGCCAACTAAGTATATATAACAAAGAACCTGAAGCTAGAGCTTGTGCGACTTTTGATATGTGGAAAAAATATTTTGGTCGAGTTGTTATGAGAGGTCAAAAGGGTATTCCAATTTTAGTTGGAAGTGATGTAAATCAAAGAATTTCATATATTTTCGATATTAGTCAGACCACATCAATGGATAGGAATATCAATGAGGTTAGCTTATGGCAGTTTGATCACGAAAATCATAACGAGGCTTTAAAAGAAATAATAAGAGATTTTTCATTTGAAGCTAGTGATTCACTTAATGAAAATATATTTTCTTTAAGTCGAATTTATGGAGATGAATATATTAATTTGGCTCTTGCTGATTTGAGAATAGATATAGAGGATAGACTGAGTTTTGAAAAGTTTATGAGAGACTCAATATCCTATGCAGTAGCTAATAGGTTTAATACAGTCTATCCTATGGATATGGAAAATTTAAAAAATAATTTTTCTAGGATTAATACAATTTCTTTAGAACAGATAGGTACTGTAATATCAAGAGTTAGTGAAGATATTATAGATAGAACAATAGAAAAATCTAAGGAAATGGATCGTGCTAGGCTGCTGACAGAAAGGGCCGATGCCGACTATAATAAAGATATAGAAAATATAAATGAAGATAGAGGAGGTCAAGATGATTTATATAGACGAGATGATAGGTCAAGAAGTAGAGATGGACGAGTTTTCACAGATGGAAGCGACAGAGGAAATAGCAATGAAGATCGAAGAGAAAACCTTGGACATGATGGAGAAGGATCTGGAATTTATGGAGAGATTTCCGAATCCGACTTACGCAGTTCTAAGACTGTCTTACCTAGTAGGGAGCGAGGACATGGAGAACTGGAAGAAACTTCAGGAAATGTACGAGGAGAAAACACTTTTGAATCATCTGAAGGAAATTCAAGATCAGGCAGTGGACTTTATCAAGAGAGAGAAAGTCAAGATGATGAAAGCACAAGGATTGACAGAGAAGATGATGAGAGAGAATCCAGAGGAATACCAAGGACAGATGAACAACTTGATAGCAACAGTGAAGAGAATAGCAATCAAGGAATACGTGGAAGCTTAGAAAATGAAATAAGCCAAGAAAAGGAAGCTGATGAAGCTTCTTTTTTTGATGATAAAAACACTGAAAACGGAAAAGATTATTGGATTGTAGAATTTAATGAAAACCACGAATTAGTTCCCGATTATAGTGGGCAGATAGTAACTAAAGACTTAATTAATGTCCTAAGACAAAAGGATATTGATGTTAAAGACCATAATCAAACTCTTGGAGAAAATGAATTTGGAGAAATGACTGATGATTATATCGGATATTTCAAATTCTATTTTGACCACTATGTAGACGGAGAAGTTGTCGAGCATTATAGGATTGACCTTGGTGATGGTGAGGAAGTAAATGAGCGTGAATTTTCATATTTAGTAGAACAAGTTGCATTAAGTGAGGAAAAATCTTTACAAGAAGAAGTTAAGGAAAAGATAGAGCCTAAGTTTAAGATAGGTGATCAGGTTAGATATAAAGATAAGGACTTTACCATTACAGATTTTGATGAACTAAGTGGAGGACTTAAAACTGTAACCATTAGAGATAATATGGAATATATGGGAGGTATGAATAGGGGTTCGGAAGTAATTCCATATAGAAACGATTCATACCTTGAAGAAATCTTTGAAAATCTAAGTCAAACATCAGAAAAACTAGCAGTAAAGGTTGGTAAGGAATTTATTTTAGAAGATGAGAATACCTTTGATGGAATTAACTTAATTGAAACTGGAACTAAGGTAGAAGTTAATGGCGAAGAATTTCCTTTATATAAGGGTAAAACATTTGAAGAAAGTAGAAAGATTGATGAGCTTTTAGATAGTGGAAATTATGAGATATACAAATTATCTGAGTATGAAAAACAAATTGAAAGACAAGTAGAACAAGAAAGCTTTATAGATAACCACAATCCTGAAATTGACCAAATGATGGATAGATACAATGTCCCAAGACAAGCAGCCGAAAACTTATTTAGGGGTAAAGAAGATTTAAATAATCTAGGCTATGAACCTAATAAGGAAAGACTAAGTTTTGCTAGAAATTATGATTTGAAAAATCATATCTACTCAGAATACCTTACACCATCAGAAAAGCTAGATAAAAATATCAAAGCTATTAAAATGCTAAAAAGACTTGAAAATGAAAATAGGAGTCCAAGAGAGTATGAACAAGCCTATCTGGCTGATTATCTGGGTTGGGGTGGTCTTGCCGATGTCTTTGATGAAGAAAAGGGAGGACAATGGCTCGAAGCAAGAAATATTTTAAAAGAAAATCTAACAAATGATGAGTATATGAATGCTAAAGAGTCTACTTTAACATCATTTTATACACCTAGAGAGGTAATGGATGGAATATATAAGACTCTAACAGATATGGGGTTTAAGACCGGGAATATCCTTGAGCCATCTGCAGGGGTCGGTAATTTTATTGGTAATATTCCAAATGAAATGAAAGCGTCTAAAATCTATGGAGTAGAAAAAGATAGTCTAAGCGGAAGAATAGCAAGAGAACTTTATCCTGAAGCTAATATTCAAATTAGAGGCTTTGAAGAAACAAACTTCTCAAATAATTTCTTTGACTTGGTAATAGGAAATGTTCCCTTTGGAGATTTTAAAGTTAACGATCGTGAATATAACAGAAATAACTTTCTGATTCACGATTATTTTTTTGCAAAGTCAATAGATAAGGTTAGGAATGGAGGAATTATTGTCTTCATAACATCATCTGGAACTATGGATAAAAAAGATGAATCTGTTAGAAAATATATTAATGCAAGATGTGAGTTTTTAGGAGCTATGAGGCTTCCTAATACAACATTTAAAGGACTTGCTGGTACAGAGGTTACTTCAGATATTATTTTCTTGAAAAAGAGAGATTCAGTTATAGAAAGAGATGATGATTGGATACACCTAGCAACTGATAAAAATGGTTTGACTTACAACAAATATTTTGTAGATAATCCTCAAATGGTATTAGGGGATATGAAAGAAGTATCTGGAAGATTTGGAAATACAATTACTTGTGATGAAAGAGAAGACGAAAATCTAAAAGATTTAATGGATCTTGCAAGTAAGGAAATATCTTCAAATTCAAAATATGAAGAGGTCGAACTATTGGAAGATGAGGAATTAAGTCTTCCAGCAACAGACGATGTTAAGAATTTTTCTTACACTATCATTGATGAAGAAGTCTACCTAAGAGAAAACTCAGTCTTAATCAAGCAGAATATATCAGATAAAAACAAAGAAAAGATAAAAGATTATCTTGATGTAATGAGTGCTTTAAAAGATGTAATAGAAAAACAAAAGGATGATTTTTCTGATGAAGAAATAAAAGAGTCACAAGCAAAGTTAAATGAAGTCTATGATAACTTTTCAAAGAAACATGGCTTTATTAACTCCTTATCAAACACTAGAGCCTTAAAGGAAGACTCAAACTTTCCTTTAGTATCATCAATAGAAATACTTGATGATGAGGATAATTTCAAAGCTAAGAGTGATATATTCTCAAAAAGAACAATAACAAAGGCAAAAGTAGTAGACCATGTAGATACTTCTCTTGAAGCTTTAGTTTTATCAGTTTCACAAAAGGGATATGTAGACTTTGAATATATGGAATCTATCACTAATAAAGATAGGGACACCTTAATTGGTGAACTTGAAGGCGAGATATTTTTAGATATTAAGGACACAGACCTAATAAATAACAGAATGCCCTTTGAGAACTTTGACAATGACGATCCATTTCATTTTTCATATGTATCTGCTGACGAGTATCTAAGTGGCAATATTAGAGAAAAGATTGGTTATCTCAATTCATATATCGGAGAAATTGAAAATGTAATAGATTTAGCACCTTCTGAAAAGAAAGACACATTATTAAACGAGTTAGGCAAACTCAAATATCAAAGAGAAAAATTACAAGAAGTTATGCCTGAAGAACTCACTGCTTCTGATATAAATGTAAGGTTAGGAGCAACATGGATACCTCAGAAAGATATAGAAGACTTTACTTTTAATCTTTTAAAAACACCAGGTTATGATAGGTGGAATATAAATGTTAGGTTCTCGCCACACACAAGTGAATGGAACATTGAAGGTAAAAGTGTTGACTCAACTAATGACCTTGCTAACATGACTTATGGTACAAGTAGAGTGAATGCCTATAAGCTAATTGAAAATGCTCTTAATCTAAAAGATACGAAGGTATTTGACCAAGTAATAAATGATGATGGGTCTAAGACTTCTGTATTGAATAAAAAAGAAACTATGCTTGCAAGTCAAAAGCAAGAACTGATAAAAGAAGAATTTAAGAATTGGATATTTGAAGATCCTGATAGAAGATATAGGCTAGAAAAGATTTATAATGAAAAATTCAATTCAATTAGAAATAGAGAATTTGATGGTTCTAACTTAACTTTTGATGGAATGAATACTGAAATTAGACTTCGAGAACATCAAAAAAATGCCATAGCAAGGACTCTTTATGGTGGGAATACACTACTTGCCCATGTAGTAGGAGCAGGAAAAACTTTTGAAATGGTAGCTTCTGCTATGGAATCTAAAAAGTTAGGACTTGCAAGTAAATCATTATTTGTAGTTCCTAACCATCTAACCACTCAAATTGGTAGAGAGTTTATGCAGTTATATCCTTCAGCAAACATTATGGTGGCCGATAAAAAAGACTTTCAACCCAAAAATAGGAAAAGATTTATTGGTAGGATTGCAACAGGAGAATATGATGCGGTCATCATAGGACACTCTCAATTTGAAAAAATACCGATGTCTAAGGAATATCAGGTAAGGCATATACAAGACCAAATAGATGATATAGTTTCCTTTATTGATGAGAACAAAAGAAATAGAGGGGAAAATTTCACTGTAAAACAACTAGAAAAGACAAAGAAGAAACTTTTAGTAAGACTTGAAAAACTAAATGATGATTTTAAAAAAGATGATGTAATAACCTTTGAAGAACTAGGAGTAGATAAGTTATTTATAGACGAAGCTCATAATTACAAAAACCTATTCTTGCATACAAAGATGAGAAATGTTGCGGGTATCGGTCAGAGTGAAGCCTTTAAGTCTTCAGATATGTATATGAAATGTAGGTATATGGATGAAATGACAGGTGGAAAGGGAGTTGTATTTGCTACTGGTACACCAATATCAAATTCAATGACAGAGCTTTATACCATGCAAAGATACCTTCAATATGATGATTTAAAGGCAAGAGGATTAGAACATTTTGATGCCTGGGCTTCTACTTTTGGAGAAACAGAAAATACCTTTGAATTATCTCCAGAAGGCACTGGATATAGGCAAAAGACAAGATTTTCAAAGTTCTATAACTTGCCAGAGTTGATGAGCATGTTTAAAGAAGTAGCAGATATAAAGACTTCAGATATGTTAAATTTGCCAGTTCCTGAAGCAAATTTTGAAGTTATAAAAACAAAACCTACTGAGGAACAAAAAGAAATATTAGAAGCTATTTCAGAAAGAGCTGATGCGGTTAGAAACAACCAAGTCGAGCCAACAGAAGATAATATGCTAAAGATTACAAATGATGGTAAGAAACTTGCTCTAGATCAAAGATTAATAAATCCACTACTTCCAGATGATCCTAATTCAAAGGTAAATGTATGTGTAAAAAATATCTTTTCGATCTGGGATAAAACAAAAGAAAAATCATCGACACAATTAGTATTTTCAGATATGTCTACACCAAAAGGAGATGGAGAATTTAATATCTATGATGATATTAGAAACAAGCTAGTGAATATGGGAATACCAAAAGATGAAATAGCCTTTATCCACGAAGCAGATACAGACAAACAAAAAGATGAACTATTCTCCAAGGTAAGAAAAGGAGAAGTAAGAGTATTATTAGGTTCTACTCAAAAAATGGGAGCAGGTACAAATGTACAAAATAAACTAATAGCCTTACACGATTTAGACGTCCCTTGGAGACCGTCTGATTTGGAGCAGTTCCAAGTGGGACAAGTAAAAAAAACAAGGACTATCTCAATAAATACTAACGTAAGCACAAGTATAAAATAG
- a CDS encoding PcfB family protein → MINEEISKEAGQAAQTIISYTIKTAKESINLEKEIRKKMNDTLEKANGNLKSLMGDKMKIKDLYKKGQLENISVDQSDLKDLKKELNKLGVSFSVMKNKENQNYEIFFQAKDIKVMEYAFKQVIAKENKKEKESILKQIKKYKDLSKNKDKTKEKVKRKVKEKVKPSKKDMTREI, encoded by the coding sequence ATGATAAACGAAGAAATAAGCAAAGAAGCAGGTCAAGCAGCACAAACCATAATATCATACACAATAAAAACAGCAAAAGAATCAATCAATCTTGAAAAAGAAATAAGAAAAAAGATGAATGATACCTTAGAAAAAGCAAATGGAAACTTAAAAAGTCTTATGGGAGATAAAATGAAAATAAAAGACTTATATAAAAAAGGACAACTAGAAAATATAAGCGTAGATCAAAGCGACCTCAAAGACTTAAAAAAAGAACTAAACAAACTTGGAGTAAGTTTCTCAGTAATGAAAAACAAAGAAAACCAAAACTATGAAATATTCTTCCAAGCCAAAGACATAAAAGTAATGGAATATGCCTTTAAGCAAGTCATAGCCAAAGAAAATAAAAAAGAAAAAGAAAGTATCCTAAAACAAATAAAGAAATACAAAGACCTATCCAAGAACAAGGATAAGACAAAAGAAAAAGTCAAAAGGAAAGTAAAAGAAAAAGTAAAACCAAGCAAAAAAGATATGACCAGAGAAATCTAA
- a CDS encoding toll/interleukin-1 receptor domain-containing protein → MTENNIPKVFISYSWESKEHSDWVKYLADKLLADGIETIIDSYDVSPGDRLPKFMESSIRDSDYVIIICTEEYKRKANNREKGVGYESHIISA, encoded by the coding sequence ATGACAGAAAATAACATTCCAAAAGTATTTATATCATATTCATGGGAAAGTAAAGAACACTCTGATTGGGTTAAATATTTAGCAGATAAATTATTAGCAGACGGTATTGAAACCATAATAGATAGCTATGATGTAAGTCCAGGGGATAGACTTCCAAAATTTATGGAAAGCTCGATAAGAGATAGTGATTATGTAATAATAATATGCACTGAAGAGTATAAAAGGAAAGCTAATAATAGAGAAAAAGGTGTAGGTTATGAAAGTCATATAATATCTGCGTAA
- the mobQ gene encoding MobQ family relaxase, which produces MADSFHFSVNIISRGKGKSAVASAAYISGEKIKNEWDGVTHDYTKKQGVISKEIYLPDHAPEEYKDRKTLWNSVELFEKNSNAQLARNFIISLPKELSIEENKKMIEEYVQNNFVKEGMIVDLAIHDESREGNQNIHAHIMTIVRPINEDGTWGQKSKKEYILDEKGEKILNKNGKPKTRKVELTSWNDKGNVEKWRENFSDLCNEYLAKNKIEKRVDHRSFKRQNSDYLPTIHLGSAASAMERKGIETDKGNYNREIRKYNELVKTIKEEIKTLKGWIGNLLDNLTNAYEKFKDIERDKVIDNPKLFNLTNYLLTYSEIQKEKSKYLKGYAKTYKEKYDFKKLTSAYSYLRKNDIETIGQLQTKIESLKSNSYRLNKKAKTIHKEMEDVEKKILYYEIYKAKKEVYEEYQKKNIFTKDTFYSKHKKDIDQYKVVSEKLKKLLSDKEKLSPKKWNEEKNLLMANLEEINKEKDKIKDEYQEINHIKYSVDFVNKELGIDLSIEIDKLIKQGEKPSVIAQIKKFQDQVIKDNEYREMMKNKKMDQER; this is translated from the coding sequence ATGGCAGACAGTTTTCATTTTTCAGTAAACATAATATCAAGAGGAAAAGGAAAAAGTGCAGTAGCAAGTGCAGCATATATAAGTGGAGAAAAAATAAAAAATGAATGGGACGGAGTAACCCATGACTATACAAAAAAACAAGGAGTAATTAGCAAAGAAATATATTTACCAGATCACGCACCAGAAGAATATAAAGACCGAAAAACCTTGTGGAACTCGGTAGAACTATTTGAGAAAAACTCTAATGCCCAACTTGCAAGAAACTTTATCATATCTTTACCAAAAGAGTTAAGCATAGAAGAAAATAAAAAGATGATAGAAGAATATGTTCAAAACAATTTTGTAAAAGAGGGAATGATAGTAGACCTAGCAATTCATGATGAAAGTAGAGAAGGAAATCAAAACATTCATGCTCATATAATGACCATAGTAAGACCAATAAATGAAGATGGAACATGGGGGCAAAAAAGTAAAAAAGAATATATCCTAGATGAAAAAGGAGAAAAGATTTTAAACAAAAATGGAAAACCTAAGACAAGAAAAGTAGAACTAACAAGCTGGAACGATAAAGGCAATGTAGAAAAATGGAGAGAAAATTTTTCAGACCTTTGCAATGAATACCTAGCAAAAAACAAGATAGAAAAAAGAGTAGACCATAGGAGTTTTAAAAGACAAAATTCAGATTATCTACCGACAATCCATTTAGGATCAGCAGCAAGTGCAATGGAAAGAAAAGGAATAGAAACTGACAAGGGAAACTATAATAGAGAAATAAGAAAATATAATGAACTTGTAAAAACAATAAAAGAAGAGATAAAAACATTAAAGGGTTGGATAGGGAATTTATTAGATAACCTAACTAATGCTTATGAAAAATTTAAGGATATAGAAAGAGATAAGGTAATAGACAACCCTAAACTTTTCAATCTAACAAATTATCTATTAACTTATTCAGAAATTCAAAAAGAAAAAAGTAAATACCTAAAAGGATATGCCAAAACTTATAAAGAAAAGTATGACTTCAAAAAGCTAACAAGTGCATATAGTTATTTAAGAAAAAATGACATAGAAACCATAGGTCAGTTACAAACAAAAATAGAAAGTTTAAAGTCTAATAGTTATAGGCTAAATAAAAAAGCAAAGACAATCCATAAAGAAATGGAAGATGTAGAAAAGAAAATTCTATACTATGAAATCTACAAAGCCAAAAAAGAAGTTTATGAAGAATATCAAAAGAAAAACATATTCACAAAAGACACATTCTATAGTAAACATAAGAAAGACATAGACCAATATAAGGTAGTAAGCGAGAAATTAAAAAAACTCCTATCAGATAAGGAAAAACTAAGTCCTAAAAAATGGAATGAAGAAAAAAATCTTTTAATGGCAAATCTTGAAGAAATAAATAAAGAAAAAGACAAGATAAAAGATGAATACCAGGAAATTAATCATATAAAATATTCAGTAGATTTTGTAAATAAAGAACTTGGCATAGACTTATCCATAGAAATAGATAAGTTAATAAAACAAGGTGAAAAACCAAGTGTAATAGCACAGATTAAAAAATTCCAAGACCAAGTTATTAAAGATAATGAATACAGAGAAATGATGAAAAACAAGAAAATGGATCAAGAAAGATAA
- a CDS encoding DNA starvation/stationary phase protection protein, with product MTKLNTYLANLAVLNIKIHNLHWNIVGSQFVSVHEYLESEYDKAGERLDEVAELIRMSGEFPVANLKEYLEISTIKEIETSKEVSIKEALEIVLSDIKLQKELALEIRKEADEADNFPVANAMEDHIEDYNKQIWFVESSLK from the coding sequence ATGACAAAATTAAACACATATCTTGCAAATCTTGCAGTACTAAACATTAAAATCCATAATCTACATTGGAATATCGTAGGCTCTCAATTTGTATCTGTACATGAGTATCTTGAATCTGAATATGATAAGGCTGGTGAAAGACTTGATGAAGTTGCTGAGCTTATCAGAATGTCTGGAGAATTTCCAGTTGCTAATCTAAAAGAATATTTAGAAATTTCTACAATCAAAGAGATTGAAACTTCTAAAGAAGTATCTATTAAAGAAGCATTAGAAATAGTCCTATCTGACATAAAACTTCAAAAAGAACTCGCACTAGAGATTAGAAAGGAAGCAGATGAAGCTGATAATTTCCCTGTAGCTAATGCTATGGAAGATCATATAGAGGACTACAACAAACAAATTTGGTTTGTGGAATCAAGCCTTAAATAG